AAGCGCCAGGACCCGTACGCGAAGCTGTTCGAAGACCGCATCGTCTTCCTCGGCGTGCAGATTGACGACGCATCGGCGGACGACGTCATGGCCCAGCTGCTCGTGCTCGAGTCGCAGGACCCGGACCGCGACATCACGATGTACATCAACTCGCCCGGTGGCTCGTTCACCGCGATGACGGCGATCTACGACACGATGCAGTACATCCGCCCCGAGGTGCAGACCGTGTGCCTCGGCCAGGCCGCGTCGGCAGCCGCCGTGCTCCTCGCCGCCGGTCAGCCAGGTAAGCGCCTTGCGCTGCCGAACGCTCGCGTGCTCATCCACCAGCCCGCCGCTGGCGGTCAGGGCCAGGGTCAGGCTTCGGACATCGAGATCCAAGCCCGTGAGATCCTGCGCATGCGTGAGTGGCTCGAAGAAGCACTCGCAACCCACTCGGGTAAGGACGCTGCGGAAATCTCGAAGGACATCGAGCGCGACAAGATCCTGTCGGCGCACGAAGCCCTCGAGTACGGACTGATCGACCAGGTGCTCACGAGCCGCAAGGGCGCGACGCCCGTTATCGTCGACTAATCGGCCGCGATTCGCTGACGTAATCAAAGCCGCTCGGATGCTGACCCCAGCAACCGGGCGGCTTTGCTTTGCAGGCGTAGGCGTCACAAAGCGTGCGTCACTGGGGCGTATGTCGGTGGGGGACGTTAGGCTGTATCGAACTCGCTTAAGGAGGATCCATGGCACGCATCGGTGAAAGCGGCGACCTACTGAAGTGCTCATTCTGCGGAAAGAGCCAGAAGCAGGTGAAGCAGCTTATCGCTGGCCCCGGGGTGTACATCTGCGACGAATGCGTCGAGCTCTGCAACGAAATTATTCGTGAGCGGATGGATGAACAGGCTCCGGAGGAGGTGCTCGGCTTCGACCTGCCGAAGCCCCGCGACATCTTCGAGTTCCTGCAGCAGTACGTGGTCGGCCAGGAAGACGCGAAGCGCGCACTCTCGGTTGCCGTCTACAACCATTACAAGCGCATCCGCGCCCACGGCGAGCTGAGCGCCGTCGAAAGCAAGGATGAGGAGTCTGACGACGACGTCGAGATCGCGAAGTCGAACATCCTGCTCATTGGTCCGACGGGTACTGGCAAGACCTACCTCGCGCAGTCCCTCGCTCGACGCCTGAACGTGCCGTTCGCGGTGGCGGATGCGACCTCGCTGACGGAGGCGGGGTACGTCGGTGAGGATGTCGAGAACATTCTGCTGAAGCTGCTGCAGGCTGCCGACTACGACGTCCAGCGTGCCGAGACGGGCATCGTCTATATCGACGAGATCGACAAGATCGCGCGCAAGGCCGAGAACCCCTCG
This DNA window, taken from Gulosibacter molinativorax, encodes the following:
- a CDS encoding ATP-dependent Clp protease proteolytic subunit, with the translated sequence MNLPTGMPAGISLDPAAESRYILPSFEERTAYGFKRQDPYAKLFEDRIVFLGVQIDDASADDVMAQLLVLESQDPDRDITMYINSPGGSFTAMTAIYDTMQYIRPEVQTVCLGQAASAAAVLLAAGQPGKRLALPNARVLIHQPAAGGQGQGQASDIEIQAREILRMREWLEEALATHSGKDAAEISKDIERDKILSAHEALEYGLIDQVLTSRKGATPVIVD